The following is a genomic window from Mycobacterium parmense.
AGGGCATCCTCAACGCGGCGGTGACCACCGGCGCCGACCTGGGGGCCACGCTGTAAGCCGGTACTACCGCGGACGCGCCGCCGGCTTCGGCGGGAGCACGGTGTCGACGATGAGCGCCAGCTCGCGCCGGTTGGGCGGCTCGCCGGTGAGCAGGAAGTGCTCGTTGATCAGCGCCGGCCCGACCCGCGCCGTCAGCGGCGTGATCGTGGCCGGGTCGATGTCGCCGTCGGCGACCGCTGTGCGCAAAATCGATTCGAACAGCTCGAGCCGCGGGCCGACGACGGCGTCGGCGAAGATGGAGCGCATCTCGGGCTCGTGCAGGAGCTGGTAGATGATCGCCATGCCCGGGAACGCGGTCTTGCCGGCCAGGACGTCTCGGTGGGCGGTGAACATCGCCAGCAGCGATTCCCTGGCCGAGCGGCCGGCGCGCGGCTCGGGTACCGGTGGCAACGCGAAAACCAGTGCGGCGTGCACCAATTCGCACTTGCTCGCCCAGCGGCGGTACAACGCCGCCTTGCCGGTGTGGGCTCGCGCCGCGATCCCCTCCATGGTCAGTCCGCCGTAGCCCACCTCGGCCAGCTCCGCCAGGGTGGCCTCGTAGAGGGCGCGTTCGAGGACCTCGCCCCGCCGGCGGCTGCGGCTGCACTTCTGGTCGGACGGGCTGAGCTGCGGCATCCGTCGATAGTAGCCATCGGCGTTCCTAGGCGCTGCGAGGCGGCGAAACACGCGCGGTAGGGTGCCGTCCATGGCCGAGACCGCCCGGGAGACGCCCCGGCTGCTGTTCGTGCACGCCCACCCCGACGACGAGAGCCTCAGCACCGGCGCCACCATCGCGCACTATGCCGCCCGGGGGGCCGACGTACGGGTCGTGACTTGCACGCTCGGCGAGGAGGGCGAGGTGATCGGCGACCAGTGGGCCCAGCTCGCCGTCGATCGCGCGGATCAGCTCGGCGGTTACCGAATCGGCGAGCTGACCGCGGCGCTGCGAGCGCTCGGGGTGGGCGGACCCAGCTATCTCGGGGGCGCCGGCCGTTGGCGCGACTCGGGGATGACCGGCACCCCGCAACGCCCACGCCGGCGATTCATCGACGCCGACGAGCGGG
Proteins encoded in this region:
- a CDS encoding TetR/AcrR family transcriptional regulator; translated protein: MPQLSPSDQKCSRSRRRGEVLERALYEATLAELAEVGYGGLTMEGIAARAHTGKAALYRRWASKCELVHAALVFALPPVPEPRAGRSARESLLAMFTAHRDVLAGKTAFPGMAIIYQLLHEPEMRSIFADAVVGPRLELFESILRTAVADGDIDPATITPLTARVGPALINEHFLLTGEPPNRRELALIVDTVLPPKPAARPR